A stretch of the Parachlamydia acanthamoebae genome encodes the following:
- a CDS encoding methionyl aminopeptidase, giving the protein MGRNDPCWCGSWKKWKKCHYPLEEGGITQNTPKSVAEQYYNEYDIIIKTEEQIAGIRAACHLAAKILDETCALAKAGVTTQELNDFADKMHREAGAIPAPLNYGHPPFPKSICTSLNEVICHGIPNDIPLHDGDILNVDVTCILNGYYGDCSRMVVIGGKTTPERQLVVDVSYECLMRACAILKPGVFVSDIGKVIEPYAISRGCSVVNQFVAHGVGVGFHEGPQIPHYQNSMHIPLVAGMTFTIEPMINAGVRGAVVDRKDQWTARTKDGKASGQWEHTLLITPTGYEILTPWKHP; this is encoded by the coding sequence ATCGGAAGAAATGACCCTTGCTGGTGCGGAAGTTGGAAAAAATGGAAAAAATGCCATTACCCTCTTGAAGAAGGCGGCATTACGCAAAATACTCCCAAATCTGTAGCCGAGCAGTATTATAATGAATATGATATTATTATTAAGACAGAAGAACAAATTGCAGGGATTCGCGCTGCCTGCCATTTAGCAGCAAAAATTCTTGATGAAACCTGTGCTCTTGCTAAAGCTGGAGTAACAACCCAAGAGCTGAATGACTTTGCTGATAAAATGCACCGCGAAGCAGGAGCGATTCCAGCTCCCCTCAATTATGGACACCCTCCCTTTCCCAAAAGCATTTGTACATCTTTGAATGAAGTGATTTGTCACGGAATTCCAAATGATATCCCTTTACATGATGGAGATATTTTAAATGTAGATGTCACATGCATTTTAAATGGATACTACGGAGATTGCAGTCGAATGGTTGTGATTGGAGGGAAAACAACACCTGAACGACAACTGGTTGTCGATGTTTCCTATGAATGTTTGATGAGAGCTTGTGCCATTTTAAAACCTGGTGTCTTCGTCTCTGATATTGGTAAGGTCATTGAACCCTATGCCATTTCCCGTGGGTGCTCTGTGGTCAATCAATTCGTCGCCCATGGTGTTGGAGTGGGTTTCCATGAAGGACCTCAAATTCCTCATTATCAAAACTCAATGCACATTCCTTTAGTGGCCGGTATGACCTTTACAATTGAGCCGATGATTAATGCGGGTGTACGTGGAGCTGTAGTTGACCGCAAAGATCAATGGACAGCAAGGACAAAAGACGGAAAAGCCAGCGGACAATGGGAGCACACGCTCTTAATTACCCCAACTGGCTATGAAATTTTGACTCCTTGGAAACACCCCTAA
- the sthA gene encoding Si-specific NAD(P)(+) transhydrogenase — protein sequence MEQINVDLAVIGAGPAGQKAAIQAAKLGKKVVVIEKLPEPGGNCLFSGTIPSKTLREAIIDLTRYHERSFYGDAHFIQEVSIHDLNNRLYKVIDEEKHMLQRQFKKNNIQFIQGNAYFEASNRMTITNADFRQLYQIRSEMFMIATGSQPRNPPEVPFDDDVILDSTRLLGLDFVPKSMLVLGGGIIGSEYASFFAALGTEVTIIDKKEHILPFVDAEIGIHLQTALTDIGLKFMGHKEPEEISRVGNKAVVKFKDGTVCKADCLLYALGRKANVDTLGIENAGLKLNSKGYIPVNALFQTESSHIYAVGDVIGGPCLASTSMEQGRLAALHACGVQTHYFPSVYPIGIYTIPEISSCGYTEEQLEHMGFHYEVGRAYYYEIARSHIAGSNTGMFKILFHAETLEILGVHVIGRSATEVIHIGQIAMSFRARIDYFIDHVFNYPTYAEGYRVAALNGVNKIRLKSKV from the coding sequence ATGGAACAGATAAATGTGGATCTTGCTGTAATTGGGGCTGGACCTGCTGGGCAGAAAGCCGCGATTCAGGCTGCTAAGCTTGGGAAAAAAGTCGTGGTTATTGAAAAACTCCCGGAGCCGGGAGGGAATTGCTTATTTTCAGGGACTATTCCATCTAAAACTTTACGCGAAGCAATCATCGATTTAACGCGCTATCATGAGCGAAGTTTTTATGGGGATGCCCATTTCATTCAAGAAGTTTCCATCCATGACTTGAATAATCGTCTTTATAAAGTCATTGATGAAGAAAAGCATATGCTCCAAAGACAATTCAAAAAAAATAACATTCAATTTATCCAGGGAAATGCGTACTTCGAAGCCTCTAATCGCATGACAATTACAAATGCGGATTTTAGGCAGTTGTATCAGATTCGTTCTGAGATGTTTATGATTGCGACAGGATCGCAACCCCGCAATCCTCCCGAAGTCCCTTTTGATGATGATGTCATCTTAGATTCAACCCGCTTACTCGGTTTAGACTTTGTTCCTAAGAGCATGCTTGTCTTAGGGGGTGGGATTATTGGGTCCGAGTACGCCAGCTTTTTTGCAGCTCTAGGAACAGAAGTCACCATCATTGATAAAAAAGAACATATTCTACCTTTTGTTGATGCCGAAATTGGCATTCATTTACAGACAGCTTTAACAGATATTGGTTTAAAATTTATGGGGCATAAGGAGCCGGAAGAAATTTCCCGCGTAGGAAACAAGGCTGTTGTGAAATTTAAAGATGGGACAGTTTGCAAGGCCGACTGTTTGCTATATGCCTTGGGAAGAAAAGCGAATGTGGATACTTTGGGCATAGAAAATGCAGGATTAAAGTTAAACTCAAAAGGGTATATCCCAGTGAATGCGCTTTTTCAAACAGAGTCCTCTCATATCTATGCAGTTGGGGATGTAATTGGCGGACCTTGTCTAGCTTCCACAAGCATGGAACAAGGGCGCTTGGCGGCTTTGCATGCGTGTGGTGTGCAAACACATTATTTCCCTTCCGTTTACCCGATTGGGATTTACACAATTCCTGAGATCTCAAGTTGCGGGTATACTGAAGAGCAATTGGAACATATGGGATTTCATTACGAGGTAGGGCGCGCCTATTACTATGAAATTGCACGTAGCCACATTGCAGGTAGCAATACGGGGATGTTTAAGATTTTGTTTCACGCCGAGACTTTAGAAATTTTAGGTGTGCACGTAATCGGGCGTAGTGCGACAGAAGTGATTCACATTGGTCAAATAGCGATGAGCTTTAGAGCGCGCATCGATTATTTTATCGACCATGTATTTAACTATCCCACCTACGCAGAAGGTTACCGTGTGGCTGCATTAAATGGGGTGAATAAAATACGTTTAAAGAGTAAAGTGTAG
- the rpmB gene encoding 50S ribosomal protein L28, translating to MSKVCPVTGKKTTRGFKYAIRGIAKKKKGIGLKVTGKTKRRFKANLADRKLWLAEENRFVSIPNLSISGLRTLEKKEGGVAAYVRQVRSQHKAS from the coding sequence ATGTCTAAGGTTTGTCCAGTAACTGGAAAAAAAACAACGCGCGGATTTAAATATGCTATCCGTGGTATTGCGAAAAAGAAAAAAGGAATTGGTCTTAAAGTGACAGGCAAAACAAAGCGTCGCTTTAAAGCAAATTTAGCAGATCGTAAATTATGGCTTGCAGAAGAAAACCGCTTTGTCAGCATTCCTAATTTGTCTATTTCAGGATTGCGCACTCTTGAGAAGAAAGAGGGTGGGGTAGCTGCATATGTTCGCCAAGTGCGTTCTCAGCATAAAGCTAGCTAA
- the metG gene encoding methionine--tRNA ligase, giving the protein MTKKILVTSALPYANGPLHFGHIAGAYLPGDCYSRFQRLQKNNVLYVCGSDEYGVAITMSAELAGRTPKEHVDIFHEVNLNLFKKLNFSFDHYSRTTWKGHAETVHQYFLDLLANGYIEERTTEQLYSEVDQRFLADRYVVGTCPRCGYENARGDECTKCGASYEATDLKNPRSKLTDAPLILKPTKHWFLVLDLFKERLLEWIDSKNWKPNVSNFAKGYIKDLHARAITRDSTWGIPIPLPDTEGKVLYVWFDAPIGYISATKEWAELRGSPESWKDYWCDQSTQLVNFIGKDNIPFHAAIFPAMTMGQNQPYKLVDELPANEFYNLEGRQFSKSDGWYIDLDDFFKRYTPDQIRYAIAANAPETSDSEFTWKDFQQRCNIELLGKYGNLVNRVLVFAHKQCEGRVPQKKDLQPIDLGFLENMQRLVEEAAQSYDTFKLRRASQIVMELAQLGNVYFDAKRPWQDAREEATRASMETTIACCLDCLKLLALISFPIIPESAEQIWKMLGYSSPLKTQDWNTVAQTPIPVSQPLLQPKILFQKIEDEQIQQEIDKLKQATTMTQPKSQEYTALKDVIGIEDFQKLDLRVGQILEAVPVPKSKKLLKLLVDLGFEKRTIVSGIHLAYKPEQLIGKKIVVVANLKPAILMGIESQGMVLAGQWQDSLEVLSIENLAPGSVVS; this is encoded by the coding sequence ATGACAAAAAAAATTCTCGTCACTTCCGCATTACCTTATGCAAATGGTCCTCTTCATTTTGGTCACATTGCAGGGGCTTATCTCCCAGGCGACTGTTACTCTCGTTTTCAAAGATTACAAAAAAATAACGTCTTATATGTCTGCGGGTCAGATGAATATGGGGTGGCTATTACAATGAGCGCTGAGCTCGCCGGAAGAACTCCCAAAGAACACGTCGACATTTTCCACGAAGTGAACCTCAACTTGTTCAAGAAATTGAATTTTTCCTTTGATCATTATTCTCGAACAACCTGGAAAGGACATGCAGAAACTGTGCATCAATACTTTCTAGACCTCCTGGCAAATGGATATATCGAAGAAAGAACAACCGAGCAATTGTATTCAGAAGTCGATCAACGTTTTTTAGCGGATAGATATGTCGTTGGAACATGCCCTCGATGTGGCTATGAAAATGCGCGTGGAGACGAGTGTACAAAATGTGGTGCTAGTTACGAAGCAACAGATTTAAAGAATCCTCGCTCCAAACTGACAGACGCTCCATTGATTCTAAAGCCAACGAAACACTGGTTTTTGGTCCTAGATCTGTTTAAAGAACGTCTTTTAGAATGGATTGATAGCAAAAATTGGAAACCCAATGTGAGTAATTTTGCCAAAGGTTACATCAAAGATCTCCATGCACGAGCCATCACACGCGATTCTACTTGGGGGATTCCGATTCCGTTGCCAGATACCGAAGGGAAAGTGTTATATGTATGGTTTGATGCTCCGATTGGCTATATCTCTGCCACAAAAGAGTGGGCCGAATTGCGAGGATCTCCTGAGAGTTGGAAAGATTACTGGTGTGATCAGTCTACTCAGCTAGTCAATTTTATTGGAAAAGATAATATCCCTTTTCATGCGGCCATTTTTCCTGCGATGACAATGGGACAAAACCAGCCTTATAAATTAGTTGATGAGCTTCCCGCGAACGAATTTTACAACTTAGAGGGTAGGCAATTTAGTAAATCAGATGGTTGGTACATCGATTTAGATGATTTTTTCAAAAGGTACACACCAGATCAAATCCGCTATGCGATTGCGGCGAATGCACCTGAAACATCTGACTCCGAATTTACTTGGAAAGATTTTCAGCAGCGTTGCAACATTGAATTACTCGGTAAATATGGAAATCTTGTTAATCGCGTTCTCGTATTCGCTCATAAGCAATGTGAAGGGCGTGTTCCACAAAAAAAAGATTTGCAACCGATCGATTTAGGATTTTTGGAAAATATGCAGCGGCTAGTTGAAGAAGCGGCTCAAAGTTACGATACTTTTAAATTACGACGCGCGAGCCAAATCGTTATGGAGCTAGCGCAGTTAGGGAATGTCTATTTTGATGCAAAGCGTCCTTGGCAGGATGCGCGTGAAGAGGCGACTCGTGCAAGTATGGAGACAACCATTGCTTGTTGTTTAGATTGCTTAAAGCTCTTGGCGCTTATTTCATTCCCTATTATTCCTGAATCCGCAGAGCAAATCTGGAAGATGCTTGGATATTCTTCGCCTTTAAAAACGCAAGATTGGAATACCGTGGCTCAAACTCCTATTCCGGTGAGTCAGCCGTTGTTGCAGCCAAAGATTTTATTCCAGAAAATTGAAGATGAACAAATTCAGCAAGAAATAGATAAATTAAAACAGGCAACAACAATGACTCAGCCAAAATCCCAAGAATATACGGCTCTTAAAGATGTAATCGGAATCGAAGACTTTCAAAAGCTCGATCTGAGAGTGGGACAAATTCTCGAGGCCGTTCCTGTTCCTAAGAGTAAAAAACTGCTAAAGCTTTTGGTGGATCTCGGTTTCGAAAAAAGAACCATTGTTTCTGGCATTCACCTGGCCTATAAGCCTGAGCAACTCATAGGAAAGAAAATTGTGGTTGTTGCAAATTTAAAGCCCGCCATTTTAATGGGAATTGAGAGTCAAGGCATGGTTTTAGCTGGTCAGTGGCAAGATTCCTTAGAGGTTCTCTCTATTGAAAATTTAGCTCCAGGAAGCGTTGTGTCCTAG
- the gmk gene encoding guanylate kinase: MSSNIPQSPLGDLKDGLIFILSAPAGTGKTTLVQKLVQEFPNVVQSISTTTRPLRQGEIPGIHYHFVSEADFQKAIEDGEFLEYVKLYGYYYGTSLKWITDQQKSGKHVVLVIDTQGAKQLMGKLLATFIFVLPPSLDVLKERLIRRNTEESRVIEKRLAIVEDELKAASLYDYHLINDDLEVAYDILRSIVIAEVHKNRGKSHQEN; encoded by the coding sequence ATGTCGAGTAACATTCCACAATCGCCATTAGGGGATTTGAAAGACGGATTAATTTTTATTCTAAGTGCTCCCGCTGGGACAGGTAAAACGACACTTGTTCAAAAACTTGTGCAAGAATTCCCTAATGTTGTGCAGAGTATTTCGACGACAACTCGTCCTCTTCGACAAGGGGAAATTCCTGGAATCCATTACCACTTTGTTAGCGAAGCCGATTTTCAGAAAGCGATAGAAGATGGGGAATTCCTTGAATATGTTAAGCTTTATGGGTATTATTACGGAACCTCGTTAAAGTGGATAACAGATCAGCAAAAAAGTGGAAAACATGTTGTTTTGGTGATTGATACGCAAGGTGCAAAACAATTAATGGGGAAACTTTTGGCAACTTTTATTTTCGTTTTGCCACCTTCACTTGATGTTTTAAAAGAACGGTTGATTCGACGTAATACGGAAGAAAGTCGCGTGATTGAAAAACGCTTAGCCATCGTAGAAGATGAATTAAAGGCGGCTTCTCTCTATGATTATCACTTGATTAATGATGATTTAGAAGTTGCCTATGATATTTTAAGAAGTATTGTAATAGCCGAAGTACACAAAAATCGCGGCAAATCTCATCAAGAGAATTGA
- a CDS encoding YicC/YloC family endoribonuclease: MLKSMTAYGRGKASTPIGTLTVEIQSVNRKHLEVQTNLPREFLQFDSDIKKWVAEKVSRGQISLKLTAAFEENASRKLKLNQPLAQQLQSVCQTLQATLPACNQQVNLDFFLNFPGMIVSDEEFVDVEIYRASIKEVVEAALLKLMEMKTIEGESLQKEMQGRFLSLQKGIDEIKGSSTQATEKYRQKLKERLEEILPGSVENDERILREICIYADRIDIAEEVVRFQSHLDQCKQLFQSSNDRIGKNLEFILQELHREINTIGSKTPDVQVSHLVVHCKTELERIREQLQNVE, from the coding sequence ATGCTCAAAAGTATGACTGCCTACGGGCGCGGCAAAGCTTCTACCCCGATTGGAACTTTGACCGTCGAAATTCAATCTGTTAACCGGAAACATTTGGAAGTTCAAACGAATCTTCCCCGTGAGTTTCTTCAATTTGATAGCGATATCAAAAAATGGGTCGCAGAAAAAGTGTCTCGCGGACAAATTAGTCTTAAATTAACTGCCGCATTTGAAGAAAATGCATCTCGAAAATTAAAACTCAATCAACCGCTTGCTCAGCAATTGCAATCCGTTTGCCAAACCTTGCAAGCTACATTACCCGCATGCAATCAACAAGTTAACTTAGATTTTTTCTTGAACTTTCCAGGGATGATCGTTAGTGATGAAGAATTCGTTGATGTAGAGATTTATAGGGCTTCCATTAAAGAAGTTGTGGAAGCTGCTCTTCTGAAGTTGATGGAAATGAAAACAATTGAAGGGGAATCTTTGCAGAAAGAAATGCAAGGAAGATTTCTTTCCCTCCAAAAAGGGATTGATGAAATTAAGGGAAGCTCGACACAGGCGACTGAAAAATATCGGCAAAAGTTGAAAGAGCGTCTGGAAGAAATTTTGCCCGGCAGCGTCGAAAATGATGAGCGAATTCTTCGTGAAATTTGTATTTACGCTGATCGCATTGACATTGCAGAAGAGGTTGTCCGTTTCCAGTCTCATCTAGACCAATGTAAGCAACTCTTCCAGTCCTCCAATGATCGCATTGGGAAAAATCTGGAATTTATTCTTCAGGAGTTGCATCGCGAAATCAATACGATTGGATCAAAAACACCCGATGTTCAAGTCTCGCATTTGGTTGTGCATTGTAAAACTGAATTAGAACGTATCCGCGAGCAATTGCAAAATGTCGAGTAA
- a CDS encoding PLP-dependent cysteine synthase family protein: protein MFHPTILDVIGNTPLVKLNKINPYPHVTILAKVEFLNPGSSIKDRIVKYIIDDAEKKGLLKPGGTIVENTSGNTGAAAAMIGAIRGFRVILTMPDKVSKEKQNALKAYGAEIIVCPTSASPDSPEHYVNRAKQLAQDIPNSFRINQYDNLKNPEAHYLTTGPEIWEQAQGKVDYFVASASTGGTITGVGRYLKEHNPEVKVIMPDPIGSIYYDYFKTGHIPPGGNCNYLLEGIGEDHIAHALDFSVVDDVVPVTDANAFQVTRQLATMEGLLAGGSSGANVWAALNLAKFLTKPATIVTVLPDGGVKYLSKIFDNEWMENHHLLERTL from the coding sequence ATGTTCCATCCTACCATTTTAGATGTTATCGGAAATACACCTCTAGTTAAACTCAATAAAATTAATCCTTATCCACATGTCACAATCCTAGCTAAGGTTGAATTTCTAAATCCTGGCAGCAGCATTAAAGACCGAATTGTCAAATATATCATCGATGATGCGGAGAAAAAGGGATTACTAAAACCTGGCGGAACGATTGTTGAAAACACATCTGGTAACACGGGTGCAGCCGCTGCTATGATCGGTGCCATCCGAGGCTTCCGCGTAATTTTAACCATGCCAGATAAAGTTAGCAAAGAAAAGCAAAATGCGCTTAAAGCTTATGGAGCTGAGATCATCGTTTGCCCAACTTCTGCTTCTCCCGACTCCCCTGAACACTATGTCAATCGAGCCAAACAATTAGCACAAGACATTCCTAACAGCTTTCGCATTAATCAGTACGACAATCTCAAAAACCCGGAAGCTCACTATCTCACCACGGGACCCGAAATTTGGGAACAAGCCCAGGGGAAAGTGGATTATTTTGTAGCCAGTGCAAGCACCGGAGGAACGATCACAGGAGTTGGTCGCTATCTTAAAGAACACAATCCCGAAGTAAAAGTGATCATGCCAGATCCAATTGGGTCTATCTACTATGATTACTTTAAAACAGGGCACATTCCGCCAGGGGGCAACTGCAATTACCTTTTAGAAGGGATTGGGGAAGATCACATCGCACATGCATTAGACTTTTCTGTCGTCGATGACGTTGTCCCTGTGACAGATGCAAATGCTTTTCAAGTTACTCGACAACTCGCCACCATGGAAGGCCTATTGGCTGGAGGATCTTCTGGAGCAAACGTTTGGGCTGCCCTAAATTTAGCAAAATTCTTAACAAAACCTGCGACCATTGTCACCGTCCTACCTGATGGAGGAGTCAAATATTTAAGCAAAATATTTGACAATGAATGGATGGAAAATCACCATTTACTAGAGAGAACCCTATGA
- a CDS encoding trans-sulfuration enzyme family protein — MKFATKAIHIGYEPEPLYGAVMPPIYMTSTFEQEAPGQTKGYDYTRGGNPNFTLLENLLASLENAQYATVFSSGIGALTALVSQLKPGDKVIGMNGVYGGTYRLFHRIFAPFGVQFQSINPSSHDELEATLKKEAPKWLLFETPTNPLLEVFDIELLAKIAKKHGILSIVDNTFASPYCQNPLDLGVDIVWHSTTKYIGGHSDVIGGVVMTNDAELKKELNFRRLSLGVNPSPFDTWLITRGVKTLAVRMEQHQKNAFAIAQFLEQHPKVKKVYYPGLPSHSGHVIAKKQMRNFSGMVSAEFQLELEQTKKLISSFKLFSLAESLGGVESLVNHPALMTHLSIPPEERKKMGITDGLIRFSIGIEDAEDLIEDLDQALQKI; from the coding sequence ATGAAATTCGCAACAAAAGCTATCCATATTGGCTATGAGCCAGAACCTCTTTATGGGGCAGTCATGCCGCCCATTTACATGACATCCACTTTTGAACAAGAGGCTCCAGGTCAAACGAAAGGATATGATTACACACGAGGCGGCAACCCCAATTTTACTCTTCTAGAAAACCTGTTAGCTTCTTTGGAAAATGCCCAGTATGCCACCGTATTTTCTTCCGGAATAGGAGCCTTAACAGCCTTGGTCAGCCAACTAAAACCGGGCGATAAAGTGATTGGAATGAATGGCGTTTACGGAGGAACATACCGCCTTTTTCATCGCATTTTTGCTCCCTTTGGTGTCCAGTTTCAATCGATTAATCCCTCAAGCCATGATGAACTTGAAGCAACTTTAAAAAAAGAAGCCCCAAAGTGGCTGCTTTTTGAAACGCCTACAAATCCCCTCTTGGAAGTTTTTGATATTGAGTTGCTCGCAAAAATAGCTAAAAAGCACGGCATATTAAGCATTGTAGATAACACCTTTGCAAGCCCTTACTGTCAAAATCCGCTAGATTTAGGTGTAGATATCGTATGGCATAGCACAACGAAATACATTGGAGGACACTCAGATGTAATTGGCGGCGTTGTAATGACCAATGACGCAGAGCTAAAAAAAGAACTCAATTTTCGACGCCTTTCATTAGGCGTTAACCCAAGCCCTTTTGATACGTGGTTGATTACACGTGGAGTCAAGACATTGGCTGTGCGCATGGAGCAACATCAAAAAAACGCCTTTGCTATTGCACAGTTTTTAGAACAACATCCAAAAGTTAAAAAAGTTTACTATCCAGGACTTCCAAGTCATTCTGGACACGTGATTGCTAAAAAACAGATGCGTAATTTTAGTGGAATGGTTTCGGCAGAATTTCAACTTGAGCTCGAGCAGACAAAAAAACTCATTTCATCTTTTAAGCTTTTTTCGCTCGCTGAAAGCTTAGGCGGCGTGGAATCTCTCGTCAATCACCCTGCTTTGATGACTCACCTCTCGATTCCTCCCGAAGAGCGAAAAAAGATGGGAATCACCGACGGGTTAATTCGCTTTTCAATAGGAATTGAAGACGCAGAGGACTTGATCGAAGATCTCGACCAAGCCCTGCAAAAAATTTAA
- a CDS encoding F-box protein, whose amino-acid sequence MTPLSPSDQLTIESLPDLPLINILSRLNPVDLDAASLACKTLQAYSHELIRIFARQSKVFSSRKIESSQQKVCAKVLQIVRCACRVFPDMKRINCLQFSVFANFLENKNLKEELSAYLDVSTQPIEFVKILIGFGVEADVKNLYSAIDMKSQKLVQLLLDSRNCETSWYNQGMVQEYSADKSKTVQLVKKYDICAYTLKIAPEKISHLVIKKLFGSLERFKTIEGGFLKEINNTIGQNVINLTNAIVIRDSKVVQEILKNPIWDTELGGDYLDKPYVVDIPDRFELCLYALKVGTPEIFLIVLSRLFSSIEEYLKVFDGDIKVLKSRLLDLLPLIVKDSSLRKAWYVIDVQAKSILKAIRDKDFESIEKMISDRESVIPWFIEENIFGLWRAAKLAMDYENCCFALLKGSSKSFLLLLDVMHISFGQFQELANLNNLSNSNDRSKKVLRLVSNIDKNEDLKKQLKANKEREMWLEADTELDESFTDQMESGDEKRTGVDSTHDSETDSDSECGFLSDEESACDDLMDVVIEQR is encoded by the coding sequence ATGACACCCCTTTCGCCTTCTGATCAATTGACCATCGAATCTCTTCCTGATCTTCCTCTTATAAACATCCTGTCTCGCTTAAATCCAGTTGATTTAGATGCTGCTTCATTGGCTTGCAAAACGTTGCAAGCATATTCACATGAGTTGATTCGTATTTTTGCTCGACAATCTAAGGTTTTTTCCAGTCGCAAAATTGAATCATCACAACAGAAAGTGTGTGCCAAGGTTTTACAAATTGTCCGATGTGCGTGTAGAGTATTCCCTGATATGAAACGAATCAATTGTTTACAATTTTCAGTGTTCGCTAATTTTTTAGAGAATAAGAATTTGAAAGAGGAGCTTTCAGCTTATTTGGATGTTTCTACACAGCCGATTGAATTTGTGAAAATTCTGATTGGATTTGGAGTTGAAGCCGATGTTAAAAATTTATACTCTGCAATTGACATGAAAAGCCAAAAATTGGTCCAGCTATTACTCGATTCCAGAAATTGCGAAACATCTTGGTATAATCAGGGAATGGTACAAGAGTACTCCGCAGATAAATCGAAAACAGTCCAACTCGTAAAAAAATATGATATTTGTGCCTATACTTTGAAAATTGCTCCCGAAAAAATTTCTCATCTGGTCATAAAAAAACTATTTGGATCTCTAGAAAGGTTTAAAACGATAGAGGGCGGCTTCCTCAAAGAAATAAACAACACAATCGGACAAAACGTCATTAATTTAACAAACGCAATTGTGATTCGAGATTCCAAAGTTGTCCAAGAAATATTAAAAAATCCCATTTGGGATACAGAACTTGGAGGGGATTATTTAGATAAACCTTATGTCGTTGATATTCCCGATCGTTTTGAGCTTTGTCTCTATGCATTGAAAGTCGGAACCCCTGAAATTTTTCTTATCGTTCTGAGTAGATTGTTCAGCTCAATTGAAGAATACTTGAAGGTTTTTGATGGAGATATAAAGGTATTGAAAAGCAGGCTACTTGATCTTTTACCGCTTATTGTAAAGGATTCTTCTTTAAGAAAAGCATGGTATGTCATCGATGTACAAGCAAAGAGCATATTGAAAGCTATTCGGGATAAAGACTTTGAATCCATTGAAAAAATGATTTCTGATAGAGAAAGTGTCATTCCTTGGTTTATAGAAGAAAATATTTTTGGTTTGTGGCGTGCTGCAAAATTAGCCATGGATTATGAAAATTGTTGTTTTGCTTTGTTGAAAGGCTCATCCAAGAGTTTTCTTCTTCTTTTGGATGTCATGCATATTTCCTTTGGCCAATTTCAGGAATTGGCTAATCTAAACAATCTATCGAACTCAAACGATAGAAGTAAAAAAGTGTTACGGCTTGTATCAAATATTGACAAAAACGAAGACCTTAAAAAACAGCTTAAGGCCAATAAAGAACGGGAAATGTGGTTGGAGGCAGATACGGAACTTGATGAAAGTTTCACGGATCAAATGGAATCTGGAGATGAAAAAAGGACTGGGGTGGATTCAACGCATGATTCTGAAACTGATTCTGACTCTGAATGCGGATTTCTTTCAGATGAAGAGTCCGCATGTGATGATCTAATGGATGTTGTTATTGAGCAAAGATAA
- a CDS encoding NADPH-dependent FMN reductase, with amino-acid sequence MWKLVLALSLFTSSMLSAETKVLAFSGSTRTDSINKKLVTEAGNLAKQLGATVTFIDLKDYPMPFYDGDIEKEQGMPNDAKRLRQLLIQNQVIFIASPEYNGSLSAVLKNALDWASRSEDGGSSRDAFKGKKFVLMSASPGQGGGTRGLAHLRSIIEGIGGTVISQQFVVPNALEAFDSQGKLKNPQAGSELKQIVQQAIQ; translated from the coding sequence ATGTGGAAATTAGTATTAGCTTTGTCATTGTTCACTAGCTCAATGCTGAGCGCTGAGACAAAAGTTTTGGCTTTTTCAGGAAGCACGAGGACCGATTCAATCAATAAGAAACTAGTTACGGAAGCAGGAAACTTAGCTAAGCAGCTAGGGGCAACCGTAACCTTTATCGATTTAAAAGATTATCCAATGCCTTTTTACGATGGGGATATCGAAAAGGAACAAGGAATGCCTAATGATGCCAAACGTTTGCGTCAATTGTTGATTCAAAATCAGGTGATTTTCATTGCTTCACCTGAATATAATGGCTCGCTCTCAGCCGTCTTAAAAAATGCTTTAGATTGGGCTTCTCGCAGCGAAGATGGAGGATCATCTCGAGATGCTTTCAAAGGGAAAAAATTTGTTCTGATGAGTGCTTCACCTGGTCAAGGAGGGGGAACGCGAGGGCTTGCGCATTTACGTTCGATTATTGAAGGAATTGGGGGGACAGTTATCTCGCAGCAGTTCGTTGTTCCTAATGCTTTAGAGGCTTTTGACTCTCAGGGAAAGCTAAAAAATCCGCAAGCAGGATCTGAATTAAAACAAATTGTGCAACAAGCCATTCAATAA